In Populus nigra chromosome 10, ddPopNigr1.1, whole genome shotgun sequence, the following proteins share a genomic window:
- the LOC133704672 gene encoding 3-ketoacyl-CoA synthase 11-like codes for MAEDQCKQKPKPESVTVDAETKRNRLPYFLLSVRLKYVKLGYHYLISSAMYLLLVPLLFIASAHLSTLTIRDFVQLWNHLKFNFVSVTLCSGLVVFLATLYFMSRPRKIFLVDFACYKPEPARMCTRETFMEKSAVAGCFSEENLAFQKKILERSGLGQNTYFPEAVMRVTPRPCMEDARKEAEMVMFGAIDELLAKTGVKAKDIGVLIVNCSLFNPTPSLSAMVINHYKLRGNILSYNLGGMGCSAGLISIDLAKQLLQVLPNSYALVISMENITLNWYFGNDRSMLVSNCLFRMGGAAILLSNRPSDRRRSKYQLIHTVRTHKGADDKCYNCVFQKEDDTKRIGVSLSKDLMAVAGEALKTNITTLGPLVLPMSEQLLFFATLVGRKIFKLNIKPYIPDFKLAFEHFCIHAGGRAVLDELEKNLELSDWHMEPSRMTLYRFGNTSSSSLWYELAYSEAKGRIRKGDRTWQIAFGSGFKCNSAVWYALRTINPAKEKNPWIDEIDEFPVHVPKVVSIAS; via the exons ATGGCAGAGGATCAGTGCAAACAAAAACCGAAACCAGAATCAGTCACAGTTGATGCTGAGACGAAGAGAAACAGGCTCCCATACTTTCTCTTATCAGTTAGACTCAAATATGTGAAGCTTGGCTATCATTATTTAATCTCTAGTGCCATGTATCTCTTGCTTGTTCCACTCCTATTCATTGCATCAGCTCATCTTTCAACACTCACTATCCGAGATTTTGTCCAGCTATGGAACCACCTCAAGTTCAATTTTGTCTCAGTAACTCTGTGCTCAGGTCTTGTAGTTTTCTTGGCTACTCTCTACTTCATGAGCCGtcctagaaaaatattcttGGTGGATTTTGCATGTTACAAGCCTGAACCTGCTCGAATGTGCACCAGAGAAACTTTCATGGAGAAATCAGCAGTAGCAGGCTGCTTCAGTGAAGAGAACCTGGCCTTTCAAAAGAAGATCCTCGAGAGGTCTGGTTTAGGACAAAACACCTACTTCCCCGAGGCTGTGATGCGGGTCACACCAAGGCCGTGCATGGAGGACGCAAGGAAGGAGGCTGAGATGGTGATGTTTGGAGCCATTGATGAGCTCTTGGCCAAAACTGGGGTTAAAGCTAAGGACATAGGTGTTCTTATAGTGAACTGCAGTTTGTTCAACCCAACCCCTTCTCTCTCTGCTATGGTAATCAATCATTACAAGCTTAGAGGGAACATATTGAGCTACAATCTTGGCGGTATGGGTTGCAGTGCTGGGCTTATTTCCATCGATCTCGCCAAGCAGCTTTTGCAG GTGCTCCCCAATTCCTATGCCCTGGTGATCAGTATGGAGAACATCACTCTTAATTGGTACTTCGGCAATGACCGCTCCATGCTTGTCTCCAACTGCTTATTCCGTATGGGTGGTGCCGCAATCCTTCTCTCCAACCGACCATCCGATCGCCGCCGCTCAAAGTATCAACTAATCCACACTGTTCGCACACACAAAGGTGCCGATGACAAGTGTTACAATTGTGTCTTCCAAAAGGAGGATGACACCAAAAGAATTGGTGTCTCACTTTCTAAAGACCTTATGGCTGTTGCGGGGGAAGCTCTGAAAACCAATATTACTACACTAGGGCCATTGGTACTTCCCATGTCAGAACAGCTCCTATTTTTTGCAACTTTAGTAGGAAGGAAGATCTTTAAACTGAACATAAAACCATACATTCCTGATTTCAAGTTGGCTTTTGAACACTTCTGCATTCATGCTGGAGGGAGAGCTGTGTTAGATGAACTAGAGAAAAACCTTGAGCTCTCTGATTGGCATATGGAGCCTTCAAGAATGACTCTTTATAGGTTTGGTAACACCTCTAGTAGTTCGTTGTGGTATGAATTGGCTTACTCTGAGGCCAAAGGAAGAATTAGGAAGGGTGATAGAACTTGGCAGATTGCTTTCGGTTCAGGATTCAAGTGTAACAGTGCGGTGTGGTATGCATTGAGGACGATCAATCCGGCAAAAGAGAAGAATCCCTGGATTGATGAGATTGATGAATTCCCTGTTCATGTGCCTAAAGTGGTGTCCATTGCTTCTTGA